In Bombus huntii isolate Logan2020A chromosome 3, iyBomHunt1.1, whole genome shotgun sequence, a single genomic region encodes these proteins:
- the LOC126863477 gene encoding caskin-1 isoform X2 gives MNRPSKAVTQAKKVAPPAVPDVFRHSGSSFGSAGYASSEDSCFLPGSGPGGTTDEGSYGVPSGKSPGPIFTHPGFAFPPVVGKYAHAEDQGIDMTQSPGRDSPGSSGSGSGSRHSTASLDSGRASGYHLGPRGPGALASSPRCSISSLGSHPDRPADLDVVHAWLTELQFEEYFPLFASAGYDLATITRMTPEDLTGIGIKQPNHRKRLKAEIDNLNIGDGLPEHIPGSLEEWLRLLRLEEYLGALHQQGMRSVEDVTTLTWEDLEDIGIVRLGHQKKLLLAIKRVKDIRAGKRIQPLDLARLPPHPGQTQDVVIQRGGPDLPSPDEDCSSPVLRSFQRGGSDTTSGAAWRSMYAALPADYNIVGRSGSRGKSLESLEDAPLGYPPSPAPSTHPQPIEWRPRSFEDGDVTPTNDTSVVDAGGGTLPRPRHCLVRPRPVAKVTATPGQFKSLPRDFDNKYQLTYGLESSPHLPKRCPPSPPRRQSSRDNSGSGVGVGGSGVGDVVIDCSGPVPTASCEEHHIHHHQHHHLIHHPSPPPPAPAPVPSTPPQINRPPSSMSRSWGSVSVNVNEEHELIASLALQHRNGSDASFKSSSSTESDSLPFANENAGTIKQRAARAQEYASGNTGNNMSGHGISHHTGGSEPADVLNDIGNMLANLTDELDAMLEEEKRQGLNS, from the exons ATGAACCGGCCGTCCAAAGCTGTGACCCAGGCGAAGAAAGTGGCACCACCGGCTGTACCCGATGTGTTTCGACATTCTGGCTCCTCGTTCGGTTCCGCTGGATATGCGAGCAGCGAAGATAGCTGTTTCCTGCCCGGAAGTGGACCAGGCGGAACAACGGACGAGGGTTCTTACGGTGTGCCATCTGGAAAGAGTCCGGGGCCTATTTTTACCCACCCTGGCTTTGCCTTTCCACCAGTCGTCGGCAAATATGCCCACGCCGAGGATCAAG GAATCGATATGACTCAAAGTCCTGGAAGAGATAGCCCAGGTAGTTCAGGATCAGGTTCGGGTTCCAGGCATTCTACCGCTTCATTAGATTCTGGAAGAGCCTCCGGATATCATTTGGGCCCTAGAGGACCTGGTGCTCTTGCTTCATCTCCCAGGTGTTCCATAAGCTCACTTGGCAGTCATCCGGACAGACCGGCGGATCTCGACGTCGTTCATGCTTGGTTGACTGAACTCCAATTCGAGGAATACTTTCCATTGTTTGCTTCCGCTGGTTATGATCTAGCTACTATAACGCGTATGACGCCAGAAGATTTGACAGGGATAG GAATTAAGCAGCCTAATCATCGGAAACGCTTGAAGGCGGAAATAGATAATTTAAACATAGGAGATGGCTTGCCAGAACATATTCCTGGTTCGTTAGAAGAGTGGCTCAGGCTTCTGCGACTCGAAGAATATCTTGGTGCTCTTCATCAACAGGGTATGCGTTCAGTTGAAGATGTGACGACTCTCACTTGGGAAGATCTTGAAGACATTGGTATTGTACGTCTTGGCCATcagaaaaaattattattggcAATTAAGAGAGTTAAGGATATTCGTGCTGGAAAACGTATACAGCCGCTCGATCTTGCTCGGCTACCGCCGCATCCTGGACAAACACAg GACGTAGTTATTCAACGAGGAGGTCCTGACTTGCCATCTCCTGATGAGGATTGTTCCTCTCCTGTTCTGAGGTCTTTTCAGAGAGGCGGAAGTGATACTACATCTGGAGCTGCGTGGAGAAGTATGTACGCTGCTTTACCAGCCGATTATAACATTGTTGGTCGGTCTGGTTCACGAGGAAAATCATTAGAAAGCTTGGAAGACGCACCCCTTGGGTATCCTCCGTCACCAGCACCATCCACGCATCCACAGCCAATCGAATGGCGTCCACGCAGCTTCGAAGACGGTGATGTGACTCCTACAAATGATACTTCCGTAGTGGATGCAGGTGGCGGAACTCTTCCGCGACCTAGACATTGTCTTGTTCGTCCACGACCTGTAGCTAag GTCACTGCAACTCCAGGCCAATTTAAGTCACTACCAAGAGACTTcgataataaatatcaattaacTTACGGACTCGAGAGTAGTCCACATCTTCCGAAACGTTGCCCTCCGTCTCCTCCAAGGCGTCAAAGCTCTAGAGACAATAGTGGTTCTGGAGTAGGAGTCGGAGGATCGGGAGTTGGCGATGTTGTGATAGATTGCAGCGGACCAGTTCCAACTGCCTCTTGCGAGGAACATCACATACATCATCATCAACATCATCATTTGATCCATCATCCTTCTCCACCGCCACCAGCACCTGCGCCAGTGCCATCGACTCCTCCACAAATAAATCGACCACCCTCTTCTATGTCTCGTTCTTGGGGTAGTGTCAGTGTCAATGTTAACGAAGAACATGAATTAATAGCTTCTCTTGCTCTGCAGCACCGTAATGGTTCTGATGCCAGTTTTAAG TCAAGTTCCAGTACAGAATCCGACTCACTACCGTTTGCAAATGAAAATGCCGgaacaataaaacaaagagCTGCACGCGCACAAGAATACGCAAGTGGTAATACTGGTAACAACATGTCAGGTCATGGAATAAGTCATCACACCGGTGGCAGTGAACCAGCGGATGTATTGAACGATATTGGGAATATGCTTGCAAATCTTACTGACGAACTTGACGCTATGCTCGAGGAAGAAAAACGTCAAGGCTTGAATTCATAA
- the LOC126863477 gene encoding caskin-1 isoform X1: MRRISVGGMNRPSKAVTQAKKVAPPAVPDVFRHSGSSFGSAGYASSEDSCFLPGSGPGGTTDEGSYGVPSGKSPGPIFTHPGFAFPPVVGKYAHAEDQGIDMTQSPGRDSPGSSGSGSGSRHSTASLDSGRASGYHLGPRGPGALASSPRCSISSLGSHPDRPADLDVVHAWLTELQFEEYFPLFASAGYDLATITRMTPEDLTGIGIKQPNHRKRLKAEIDNLNIGDGLPEHIPGSLEEWLRLLRLEEYLGALHQQGMRSVEDVTTLTWEDLEDIGIVRLGHQKKLLLAIKRVKDIRAGKRIQPLDLARLPPHPGQTQDVVIQRGGPDLPSPDEDCSSPVLRSFQRGGSDTTSGAAWRSMYAALPADYNIVGRSGSRGKSLESLEDAPLGYPPSPAPSTHPQPIEWRPRSFEDGDVTPTNDTSVVDAGGGTLPRPRHCLVRPRPVAKVTATPGQFKSLPRDFDNKYQLTYGLESSPHLPKRCPPSPPRRQSSRDNSGSGVGVGGSGVGDVVIDCSGPVPTASCEEHHIHHHQHHHLIHHPSPPPPAPAPVPSTPPQINRPPSSMSRSWGSVSVNVNEEHELIASLALQHRNGSDASFKSSSSTESDSLPFANENAGTIKQRAARAQEYASGNTGNNMSGHGISHHTGGSEPADVLNDIGNMLANLTDELDAMLEEEKRQGLNS; the protein is encoded by the exons TTGGCGGCATGAACCGGCCGTCCAAAGCTGTGACCCAGGCGAAGAAAGTGGCACCACCGGCTGTACCCGATGTGTTTCGACATTCTGGCTCCTCGTTCGGTTCCGCTGGATATGCGAGCAGCGAAGATAGCTGTTTCCTGCCCGGAAGTGGACCAGGCGGAACAACGGACGAGGGTTCTTACGGTGTGCCATCTGGAAAGAGTCCGGGGCCTATTTTTACCCACCCTGGCTTTGCCTTTCCACCAGTCGTCGGCAAATATGCCCACGCCGAGGATCAAG GAATCGATATGACTCAAAGTCCTGGAAGAGATAGCCCAGGTAGTTCAGGATCAGGTTCGGGTTCCAGGCATTCTACCGCTTCATTAGATTCTGGAAGAGCCTCCGGATATCATTTGGGCCCTAGAGGACCTGGTGCTCTTGCTTCATCTCCCAGGTGTTCCATAAGCTCACTTGGCAGTCATCCGGACAGACCGGCGGATCTCGACGTCGTTCATGCTTGGTTGACTGAACTCCAATTCGAGGAATACTTTCCATTGTTTGCTTCCGCTGGTTATGATCTAGCTACTATAACGCGTATGACGCCAGAAGATTTGACAGGGATAG GAATTAAGCAGCCTAATCATCGGAAACGCTTGAAGGCGGAAATAGATAATTTAAACATAGGAGATGGCTTGCCAGAACATATTCCTGGTTCGTTAGAAGAGTGGCTCAGGCTTCTGCGACTCGAAGAATATCTTGGTGCTCTTCATCAACAGGGTATGCGTTCAGTTGAAGATGTGACGACTCTCACTTGGGAAGATCTTGAAGACATTGGTATTGTACGTCTTGGCCATcagaaaaaattattattggcAATTAAGAGAGTTAAGGATATTCGTGCTGGAAAACGTATACAGCCGCTCGATCTTGCTCGGCTACCGCCGCATCCTGGACAAACACAg GACGTAGTTATTCAACGAGGAGGTCCTGACTTGCCATCTCCTGATGAGGATTGTTCCTCTCCTGTTCTGAGGTCTTTTCAGAGAGGCGGAAGTGATACTACATCTGGAGCTGCGTGGAGAAGTATGTACGCTGCTTTACCAGCCGATTATAACATTGTTGGTCGGTCTGGTTCACGAGGAAAATCATTAGAAAGCTTGGAAGACGCACCCCTTGGGTATCCTCCGTCACCAGCACCATCCACGCATCCACAGCCAATCGAATGGCGTCCACGCAGCTTCGAAGACGGTGATGTGACTCCTACAAATGATACTTCCGTAGTGGATGCAGGTGGCGGAACTCTTCCGCGACCTAGACATTGTCTTGTTCGTCCACGACCTGTAGCTAag GTCACTGCAACTCCAGGCCAATTTAAGTCACTACCAAGAGACTTcgataataaatatcaattaacTTACGGACTCGAGAGTAGTCCACATCTTCCGAAACGTTGCCCTCCGTCTCCTCCAAGGCGTCAAAGCTCTAGAGACAATAGTGGTTCTGGAGTAGGAGTCGGAGGATCGGGAGTTGGCGATGTTGTGATAGATTGCAGCGGACCAGTTCCAACTGCCTCTTGCGAGGAACATCACATACATCATCATCAACATCATCATTTGATCCATCATCCTTCTCCACCGCCACCAGCACCTGCGCCAGTGCCATCGACTCCTCCACAAATAAATCGACCACCCTCTTCTATGTCTCGTTCTTGGGGTAGTGTCAGTGTCAATGTTAACGAAGAACATGAATTAATAGCTTCTCTTGCTCTGCAGCACCGTAATGGTTCTGATGCCAGTTTTAAG TCAAGTTCCAGTACAGAATCCGACTCACTACCGTTTGCAAATGAAAATGCCGgaacaataaaacaaagagCTGCACGCGCACAAGAATACGCAAGTGGTAATACTGGTAACAACATGTCAGGTCATGGAATAAGTCATCACACCGGTGGCAGTGAACCAGCGGATGTATTGAACGATATTGGGAATATGCTTGCAAATCTTACTGACGAACTTGACGCTATGCTCGAGGAAGAAAAACGTCAAGGCTTGAATTCATAA